A segment of the Acidobacteriota bacterium genome:
GCCAACAAGCCGGTGCTGTTCTACGGCATCGAGACGCTCGCCGCGGCCGGGATCCGCGAGATCGGCATCGTCGTGGGAGACACCCGAGCGGAAATCGAGACCGCGGTGCGCGACGGGTCGCAGTGGGGAGTCACGGTCACCTACATTGAGCAGGATGCGCCGCGCGGGCTCGCGCATGCCGTGCTGATCGCCGAACCGTTTATCGGAAACGACCCCTTCGTGATGTACCTGGGCGACAACCTGCTCGCGAAGGGCATCGTCCCGTTCGTCGAGGAATTCGCGACGACGCGCCCGGCAGCGCAGATTCTGCTCACGCCCGTGCCGCACCCGGAGCAGTACGGCGTGGCCGAGACGGACGGCGACCGGGTGGTCCGGCTGGTCGAGAAGCCGAAGCTCCCCAGAAGCAACCTGGCCCTGGTGGGCGTCTACATGTTCGGACCCGCGATCTTCGACTCGGTCCGGCGGATCCGGCCCAGCTTCCGGAACGAGCTGGAGATCACCGACGCGATACAGGACCTTATCGACCGCGGGCTGGAGGTCCGCCGGCACGTCGTCGACGGGTGGTGGAAGGACACCGGGCGCCTGGAGGACCTGCTCGAGGCCAATCGGCTCATCCTCGACACCCTGACCCCGCGGATCGACGGCGCCGTGGACGGGGAATCGCGCCTCGAGGGCAAGGTGGTGGTCGAGCCGGGCGCCGTCATTTCCGGGTCGGTAATCCGCGGCCCGGTCATCATCGGACACGACGCGCGGATCCGCGACGCGTACATCGGACCCTTCACCGCGATCATGCGCGACGTGGAGATCGGCGGCTCCGAGATCGAACACAGCATCGTCATGGAAGGCAGCCGCATCACGGGCCTGACCGACCGCGTCACCGACAGCCTGATCGGACGCGGCGTCACCATCGTCCGGCGCGCCGGCAAACCGGCCGCGCTGCGGTTCATGCTGGGCGACCGGTCGGAAGTGGGCCTTCGTTGATGCGAGCGCGCCCGGAAAGGAACGACTCGTGCCCGATCCCGTGAAGCAAGCCGCCGCCGTCAAGCCGGGCTCCATAGACGGCGTCCGGACGAAGGCGTTGCGCCTGATCCCGGACGAGCGCGGATGGTTGATGGAGATCCTGCGGGCCGACGACCCGCTCTTCGAGAAGTTCGGACAGGTGTACGTGTCGGGCACGTACCCGGGCGTGGTCAAGGCGTGGCACTACCACCGCCGCCAGGTCGACCACTTCGCCTGCGTCGCCGGCATGATCAAGCTGGTGCTGGTGGACACGCGGGAGGACTCGCCGACGCGGGGACAGGTCGACGAGTTCTTCATCGGCACCCGGAACCCGACGCTGGTACAGATACCCAACCTCGTCTACCACGGCTGGAAGTGCATCGGCCCCGAGCCGTCGATCGTCGTGAACGTGCCGAGCGAGCCGTACCGCTACGACGATCCCGACGAGTACCGCCTGGACCCGCACGACACGCTGCCCTACGACTGGTCGCGCAAGGATGGTTGAGGTCCTCGTCACCGGCGGAGCCGGCTTCATCGGCAGCAACTTCGTCCACCACGCCCTCGACGCGCACCCCGACTGGCGCGTGACGACGCTGGACAGGCTCACCTACGCGGGGCGCCGGGAGAACCTGCAGGACCTCGACGCGAACTCAAGGCACCGCTTCATCCACGGCGACATCGCGGACCCCGCCGTCGCCGCCCCCCTCGTGCGCGACGCGGAGATCGTGGTGCACTTCGCCGCCGAGACGCACGTCGACCGCTCCCTGCTGAGCGCCGGGGAGTTCATCCGGACCGACGTGCACGGCACGTTCGTGCTGCTCGACGCCGCACGCGAAGCCCCCCGCCTGCGCTGCTTCGTACAGATCTCGACCGACGAGGTCTACGGCAACGTCCCGGAAGGGGCGAGCCGGGAGACCGACGAGTTGCGGCCCCGCAACCCCTACGCGGCCAGCAAGGCGGGCGCGGACCGGCTCGCGTACAGCTACTGGGCCAGCTTCCGGGTGCCGGTGGTGATCGCCCGCGCCTCGAACAACTACGGCCCCCGGCAGTATCCGGAGAAGATCGTTCCCCTGTTCATCACGAACGCCATCGACGACCAGCCGCTGCCGCTCTACGGCGACGGCCTCAACGTCCGCGACTGGCTGCACGTCGACGACCACTGCCGGGCGCTGGATCTGCTGATCGCACGGGGCCGGCCCGGCGAGACCTACAACATCGGCGGCGGAAACGAGGTGACGAACCTCGAACTGACGCAGCGCATCCTCGATCGCCTCGACCGGCCGGCCTCCCTGATCCGGCCGGTGGCGGACCGGCCGGGCCACGACCGGCGCTACTGCCTCGACACCGCGAAGCTGCGCGCGCTGGGGTGGGAACCGCGGACCGACTTCGAGACGGGCCTGAGCGCGACCGTCGCGTGGTATGCGAACAACGAATCGTGGTGGCGGCCCGTCAGGGAGGGCAGCGAGGCCTACCGCGCCTACTACGCCCGGCAGTACACCCGTCCCGGATGATCGTCCGGCGGGCGGCGGCGCGTCCGTCAGCGTTCCCCGGACGGCTGCAGGTCGAGGACGTCGGCGCGCTCGGCTTCCCCCGCCGCGATCGGTTCCGAACCGCCGACCAGCGGCGGACGCCGTATGAACGGCCGGGCGGATTCGGCTCCCGCGGCCGGGGTCCTGGCCTCCAGGTCCTTCCCGCGCATCACCAGCATGCCCTGCCGGCCGGCCACCTCCTCGACCACCGCGCGGACCCCGGCGTCGACCTGTGCGATCCGCCGGGACATGGCGGCGGCAGCGGCCACGCCGCTGCCGAGGAACAGCATCGCGGCGGAGCCGATGTCGAGCAGCAGGCTCCCCGCCAGCCCCGCACCGGTCAGCATCCCCACCATGGCCCCGAAGGGAGCCAGCCGGTGGCGCGCGCTGACGCGGAACAGGCAGCGCCCCTCCTCGTGCTCTTCCAGCAGCGTCCGCAGGTCGAGCCAGCCCCAGCGGCCCGTCGCGACCGCCAGGTCGCGCTCCTGCTGCCACGTGTCGTGGGCGTCGATCGCACGCCCGACGGCCCGGGTCTGCAGACCGCGCGTGATGCGCGTCAGCAGGTCGGCCCGATCGACCCAGCGCTCGCTCCAGAGCGCCATCCTGTCCTGCCCGCGGCACAGCAGTCGGATCACCCTGCCGATCTCGATCCGCTCGCCGGCGGCGCGGCTGCGGGTGGCGGCCGCGGCGCGGCGGGTACCGACGTCCGGCGGCCAGAGCTTGCCGCGCAGGCGGCCCCAGCCGCGCGCGATCGGTTGCAGCAGGTGCAGCCACGCGATCGTCGCCCGGTAGAGGATGCGGCTCCCCGGACGACCGAGCGGCCCGATGGCGGGCAGACCGCGGACGTCCGTGCGCCGGCCGTAGCCCACGCACTTCAGAAGCGTGGCGGCCAGACCCGTGAACGCGGCCAGGCCCGCCACGACGGCAAGCGCCGGCTGGCCGAGCCAGGCGCTCGCGACGGCTGCGCCCGCGAGCAGAACCGATGCGATCTGCCACTCCATAAGGTGCGGCGCGTAGGTCATCGACGGGATGTGGGCGCTGTATACCGACGGGAACGCCGCCGTGCCCCATACTCCGGCGTTGACGCGGACGCGGGAGATGGCGCGGACGAAGGGCAGCGAGCTGTAGATGCGCCCCTTCCAGACCGCGTGACCGTTCAGGAAGCGTTCCGGGTGGTTGTCCATCAGTTGGGTCTCGGCTTCGCCGTAGCCCACCTGCTGCCGCCAGTAGCCCCGCATCGTGGAGCGATGCCGGTGCCAGACGAGCGCCGACGGAGCGAACCCGATCTGCTGGCCGCGCGCCTGCAATCGCCAGCAGACGTCGACGTCGTCCCCCGCGGCATGATAGGCGGGATCGAACCCGCCGATTGCCAGCAGCGCATCGCGGCGGTAGGCCATGTTGCAGCCCGGCACGTGCTCCGCCGCGCGGTCGTCGAGCAGCACGTGGGTCGGCGCGCCGGGTGACCGGGCGACGCACTGCGCCATCCACGGGTCGTCCTGCGGAACCACGTTGGGACCACCGGCGCCCACCACGTCGGAGCGCAGGAACGGCTGCACGAGGTAGATCAGCCAGGCCGGATCGACACGAACGTCCGCGTCGGTATAGGCGACGACGGACCCGCTCGCGCGAACCAGCGCCGCGTTTCGCGCCGCGCTCAATCCGCCGTGCGGCACGTCGACGACCGCGACGCCCGGGTGCCGGCGGGCGATCTCTCCGGTCGCGTCGGTCGAGCCGTCGTTGACGACGATCACCTCGTAGTCGGGGTAGTCCAGCACCGCCACCGAGCGCAGACACTCGTCGAGGGTCTCGGCCGCGTTGCGGGCGCAGATCAGCACCGAGACCCGCGGCCAGTCGGCGCGGCGGTCCGGCGGGAATCCGGCCGCGGCGAACTCGAGCGCCACGTCGGCCAGGGCCGGCTTGGGCCGGCGCCGTTCGTCGGTCAGCCCGAAGCGCCAGTCGTCGACGGCGTGGCCGCCGCGCCACCAGTCGTCGGTCCACGAGAACGCCACCGCCCCGCAGGCGCCCTCCTCGAACGCGATGCGAATCTGCGCCGCGGTGAGCGCCGCCTGCCCCTCCTCGCCCTCGCGAAGGCTGTCGGCGCCGCCTTCGGCCAGCAGCAGGGGCCGGTTGCCCGCCACGACCTGCAGGTGCGCGAGGTACTCCCGCAGATCGTCGCCGCGATGCAGGTAGACGTTGAACGCGCAGACGTCGAAGAAGGGCAGATCGAGGTAGTCCGTCGGCGGGTAGTTCACGTAGGTCAGCAACGCGTCGGGCGCGGCCTGCTTGGCCTCGTAGTACACCTCCCGCAGGAACCGCTCGATGCGCGACGCGCCGTGCCAGCGTACGACACCCGCCGGGATCTCGTTGCCGATGGCGACGAGCAGGGTCGCCGGGTGCGCGGCGAGGCGGCGCACGTCCCGGACGATGTCCTTCCGCACCGCGCGGGCGAGCCTGCGATCGTCGAGGAAAGCGACGTGCTGCGCCCACGGGACACCGA
Coding sequences within it:
- a CDS encoding glucose-1-phosphate thymidylyltransferase; this translates as MKGLILSGGKGTRLRPLTFTSAKQLVPVANKPVLFYGIETLAAAGIREIGIVVGDTRAEIETAVRDGSQWGVTVTYIEQDAPRGLAHAVLIAEPFIGNDPFVMYLGDNLLAKGIVPFVEEFATTRPAAQILLTPVPHPEQYGVAETDGDRVVRLVEKPKLPRSNLALVGVYMFGPAIFDSVRRIRPSFRNELEITDAIQDLIDRGLEVRRHVVDGWWKDTGRLEDLLEANRLILDTLTPRIDGAVDGESRLEGKVVVEPGAVISGSVIRGPVIIGHDARIRDAYIGPFTAIMRDVEIGGSEIEHSIVMEGSRITGLTDRVTDSLIGRGVTIVRRAGKPAALRFMLGDRSEVGLR
- a CDS encoding dTDP-4-dehydrorhamnose 3,5-epimerase, which encodes MDGVRTKALRLIPDERGWLMEILRADDPLFEKFGQVYVSGTYPGVVKAWHYHRRQVDHFACVAGMIKLVLVDTREDSPTRGQVDEFFIGTRNPTLVQIPNLVYHGWKCIGPEPSIVVNVPSEPYRYDDPDEYRLDPHDTLPYDWSRKDG
- the rfbB gene encoding dTDP-glucose 4,6-dehydratase, yielding MVEVLVTGGAGFIGSNFVHHALDAHPDWRVTTLDRLTYAGRRENLQDLDANSRHRFIHGDIADPAVAAPLVRDAEIVVHFAAETHVDRSLLSAGEFIRTDVHGTFVLLDAAREAPRLRCFVQISTDEVYGNVPEGASRETDELRPRNPYAASKAGADRLAYSYWASFRVPVVIARASNNYGPRQYPEKIVPLFITNAIDDQPLPLYGDGLNVRDWLHVDDHCRALDLLIARGRPGETYNIGGGNEVTNLELTQRILDRLDRPASLIRPVADRPGHDRRYCLDTAKLRALGWEPRTDFETGLSATVAWYANNESWWRPVREGSEAYRAYYARQYTRPG
- a CDS encoding glycosyltransferase, which gives rise to MPLQNPAVSSRPRVAGKFLQVGSERFLIKGVAYGTFAPDGDGYQFPPLARAAEDFALMARSGINTVRTYTVPREALLDAAADRELHVAVGVPWAQHVAFLDDRRLARAVRKDIVRDVRRLAAHPATLLVAIGNEIPAGVVRWHGASRIERFLREVYYEAKQAAPDALLTYVNYPPTDYLDLPFFDVCAFNVYLHRGDDLREYLAHLQVVAGNRPLLLAEGGADSLREGEEGQAALTAAQIRIAFEEGACGAVAFSWTDDWWRGGHAVDDWRFGLTDERRRPKPALADVALEFAAAGFPPDRRADWPRVSVLICARNAAETLDECLRSVAVLDYPDYEVIVVNDGSTDATGEIARRHPGVAVVDVPHGGLSAARNAALVRASGSVVAYTDADVRVDPAWLIYLVQPFLRSDVVGAGGPNVVPQDDPWMAQCVARSPGAPTHVLLDDRAAEHVPGCNMAYRRDALLAIGGFDPAYHAAGDDVDVCWRLQARGQQIGFAPSALVWHRHRSTMRGYWRQQVGYGEAETQLMDNHPERFLNGHAVWKGRIYSSLPFVRAISRVRVNAGVWGTAAFPSVYSAHIPSMTYAPHLMEWQIASVLLAGAAVASAWLGQPALAVVAGLAAFTGLAATLLKCVGYGRRTDVRGLPAIGPLGRPGSRILYRATIAWLHLLQPIARGWGRLRGKLWPPDVGTRRAAAATRSRAAGERIEIGRVIRLLCRGQDRMALWSERWVDRADLLTRITRGLQTRAVGRAIDAHDTWQQERDLAVATGRWGWLDLRTLLEEHEEGRCLFRVSARHRLAPFGAMVGMLTGAGLAGSLLLDIGSAAMLFLGSGVAAAAAMSRRIAQVDAGVRAVVEEVAGRQGMLVMRGKDLEARTPAAGAESARPFIRRPPLVGGSEPIAAGEAERADVLDLQPSGER